A region of Lycium barbarum isolate Lr01 chromosome 3, ASM1917538v2, whole genome shotgun sequence DNA encodes the following proteins:
- the LOC132631524 gene encoding uncharacterized protein LOC132631524 produces MDARQLKESVTAMHTTHNGAPAVMFTASEYYGIMANECRLTMVGRFLKPRPQIDKLRSKFKELIKTKGTTTIGVYDNFNVFLDFTNEEDFNVVWYRRVIEIEGQQMWLQKWSPNFKPEEDLPIAPVWVLLPKLPFHLHTWHYLKQIVSSVGTPLEMDMATKGRTRPSMAKVRVEIDLLKPQPEAVYIGLVHENAPQYGYMQKLEYEGIPKYCRHCRKLGHMMADCRVLEKKKAAEKQKVDMQTMDTENGVNIINDKGDELAKAMEEITSSSNSAGNVEFKKNQVNMDIMKNTVNGVDKKDHPGNEFQTNRVGKYRNRKIYTKPTLKNKNHEDTTTDPINTNNDKNDATPSIPVNPNDDKVKEPNEGSKEGVDQNGLDQRDEKKDGDTINISNGNTCSSSNDKHQVPANNNDSINQSVDSQTHVDNTMEKSDSLPSVIKNMPGLDYIEVTSPNRVVVVILEEQLQQQQNMEDNIGFSPVNNKKSRNKKGGKKKKEDNTNAAKAKETKNSV; encoded by the exons ATGGATGCTCGACAACTCAAGGAATCAGTCACAGCTATGCATACTACTCACAATGGTGCTCCAGCTGTGATGTTTACGGCTTCTGAATATTACGGAATCATGGCCAATGAGTGTAGATTAACCATGGTGGGCAGGTTCCTTAAACCTAGGCCCCAAATTGACAAACTTCGCTCAAAATTCAAAGAATTAATCAAAACTAAGGGGACAACTACGATTGGGGTTTATGATAACTTCAATGTTTTTCTTGATTTCACAAATGAGGAGGATTTCAATGTCGTTTGGTACAGAAGGGTGATTGAAATCGAGGGACAACAAATGTGGCTACAAAAATGGTCACCGAATTTCAAACCCGAGGAAGATTTGCCTATTGCTCCAGTATGGGTTCTTCTCCCTAAACTCCCCTTCCATTTACACACTTGGCATTACCTTAAACAAATTGTTAGCTCTGTTGGTACTCCGCTGGAAATGGATATGGCTACTAAAGGTAGAACTAGGCCAAGCATGGCCAAAGTGAGAGTAGAAATAGACCTTCTCAAGCCTCAACCTGAGGCTGTTTACATTGGTCTGGTTCATGAAAACGCTCCACAATATGGTTATATGCAAAAATTGGAATATGAAGGGATTCCTAAGTATTGCAGACATTGTCGAAAATTAGGGCATATGATGGCTGATTGCAGAGTACTAGAAAAGAAAAAGGCTGCTGAAAAACAAAAAGTTGATATGCAAACTATGGATACTGAGAATGGGGTCAATATTATTAATGACAAAGGTGATGAACTTGCTAAGGCCATGGAGGAAATAACTAGCAGTAGCAATAGTGCTGGAAATGTTGAATTCAAGAAGAATCAAgtgaatatggatattatgaagaATACAGTGAATGGTGTAGATAAGAAAGATCATCCAGGCAATGAGTTCCAAACTAATCGA GTTGGTAAATATAGGAACAGGAAAATCTATACTAAACCTACCCTGAAGAACAAAAATCATGAGGATACTACAACTGATCCTATAAATACAAATAATGACAAGAATGATGCTACTCCCAGTATTCCCGTTAATCCAAATGATGACAAAGTGAAGGAACCGAATGAAGGTAGTAAAGAAGGAGTGGATCAAAATGGCTTAGATCAACGGGACGAGAAGAAGGACGGTGATACAATCAATATCAGCAATGGTAATACATGTAGCTCTTCTAATGATAAACATCAGGTACCTGCTAACAATAATGATAGTATCAACCAGAGTGTGGATTCACAAACACACGTGGACAATACTATGGAGAAGTCAGATAGCCTTCCCTCTGTGATCAAGAATATGCCAGGATTGGATTATATCGAGGTTACATCCCCAAATAGAGTAGTCGTGGTTATACTTGAAGAGCAACTACAACAACAGCAAAATATGGAAGATAATATTGGTTTCTCTCCTGTTAATAACAAAAAAAGCCGGAACAAGAAGGGAggtaagaaaaagaaagaagacaaCACCAATGCTGCTAAAGCAAAGGAAACAAAGAACTCTGTCTAA